Proteins from a single region of Candidatus Puniceispirillum marinum IMCC1322:
- a CDS encoding xanthine dehydrogenase family protein molybdopterin-binding subunit, with the protein MKFEIGQGLTRIEDHRLVTGAGVYTDDVKAGEGLRVGFLRAPFAHAKLLSLDVSAAADAPGVVLVATQADLDADNIGEIACKNVVVNSDNNPMPMVTKPPMVRDINRYAGDIVAMVVADSQMHADNALDLIEVDFDPLDAVTDVYAAVAEGAPQLYSEYPSNIAFDWQKGDPAATKDSFATAKQDGHKIVEVDVINGRVIVNSVETRPIIAAPGDDPDTLLIWCGTQGARSISTQIADALNMPHDAVRVLTHDVGGSFGFKIFLHPEQVLVSWAARTLGSLVRWQQPRSDGFLSDIQGRDTRTKARAVIDDSGRILAYEADVHANMGAWLSNFSTAIPTISANSALTGTYDIPVASLRVRGVVTNTPAIDAYRGAGRPELIYALERLLDQIAFETGISRVDVRRRNLIKADQMPYPMAVGITIDSGDMPALFETALQRADWDGFAARREAAHVKGLYRGIGLGMYLEKSGDGSDGGVHISFAANGYMTVLASQQCNGQGHRMTLTQILSDKLGYDADKITVQQGDSATMPEGTTGGARMTALIGSAAAKASASIIEMARPQAAQKLDCALDDLAFDDGIFADKASNRSITLADLVIALADEKTPHMFDIRQPYASDGPSYPYGCHIAEVEIDPATCKVKLDRFTCVNDFGVVINPVMLEGQIQGGIVQGIGQALYEHVVYDDQGQLLAGSLMDYTLPRADHIPMLDITMRNTPCQNNALGVKGAGQAGAIGAPHAVISAVCNALSIPHIDMPATPSSIWQVMQTRNITAA; encoded by the coding sequence ATGAAATTTGAAATAGGTCAAGGGCTGACGCGCATAGAAGATCACCGGCTTGTAACTGGTGCTGGGGTCTATACCGATGATGTCAAGGCTGGCGAAGGGTTGCGCGTGGGCTTTCTGCGCGCGCCGTTTGCCCATGCAAAATTACTATCGCTTGATGTCAGTGCCGCAGCAGACGCCCCCGGGGTAGTGCTGGTGGCCACACAGGCGGACCTTGATGCCGATAACATTGGTGAAATTGCTTGTAAGAATGTCGTTGTTAATAGTGATAACAATCCGATGCCTATGGTTACCAAGCCCCCAATGGTTCGGGATATTAACCGCTATGCTGGTGATATTGTGGCAATGGTTGTGGCGGATAGCCAGATGCATGCCGATAATGCACTTGATCTGATCGAGGTTGATTTCGACCCGCTGGACGCTGTTACCGATGTCTATGCTGCGGTGGCCGAAGGCGCGCCCCAATTATATTCAGAATATCCGTCAAATATCGCCTTTGACTGGCAGAAAGGTGATCCGGCCGCCACAAAGGATAGTTTTGCCACCGCCAAGCAGGATGGGCACAAAATTGTCGAGGTGGATGTCATCAATGGCCGGGTTATTGTCAATTCGGTTGAGACACGGCCCATTATCGCGGCACCTGGTGATGATCCCGATACGCTTTTGATATGGTGTGGGACGCAAGGTGCGCGGTCTATTTCGACGCAGATTGCCGATGCACTGAACATGCCCCATGATGCGGTTCGTGTTCTGACACATGATGTTGGCGGCAGTTTTGGTTTCAAGATTTTTCTGCATCCAGAACAGGTGCTGGTCAGTTGGGCGGCGCGCACGCTTGGTAGTTTGGTGCGCTGGCAACAGCCACGTTCTGATGGATTTCTCTCGGATATACAAGGTCGGGATACGCGAACCAAAGCGCGTGCGGTGATTGATGATAGTGGGCGTATTCTGGCCTATGAAGCCGATGTGCATGCCAATATGGGTGCGTGGTTATCTAATTTTTCAACGGCTATTCCGACAATTTCAGCCAATTCAGCCTTGACAGGTACCTATGATATTCCGGTGGCAAGCTTGCGCGTGCGCGGGGTTGTGACAAATACCCCCGCTATTGATGCCTATCGTGGTGCAGGACGCCCAGAGCTGATTTACGCATTGGAACGGTTGCTAGATCAGATCGCGTTTGAAACCGGTATCAGCCGCGTTGATGTAAGGCGGCGTAATCTTATCAAGGCAGATCAGATGCCCTATCCCATGGCGGTTGGCATCACCATTGATAGTGGAGATATGCCAGCCTTGTTTGAAACCGCATTGCAGCGTGCCGACTGGGACGGGTTCGCCGCCCGACGTGAGGCTGCGCATGTCAAGGGGCTGTATCGCGGTATCGGTCTTGGTATGTATCTTGAGAAAAGCGGTGATGGCAGTGATGGCGGTGTGCATATCAGCTTTGCGGCCAATGGGTATATGACGGTGTTGGCATCACAACAATGTAACGGTCAGGGGCACCGGATGACGCTGACCCAAATTCTGTCTGACAAGCTGGGCTATGATGCTGATAAAATCACTGTCCAGCAAGGTGACTCGGCGACCATGCCCGAAGGCACAACAGGCGGGGCAAGGATGACAGCATTGATTGGTTCGGCTGCTGCCAAAGCGTCAGCCAGCATTATCGAAATGGCGCGCCCACAGGCGGCGCAAAAGCTGGATTGTGCTCTGGATGATCTGGCTTTTGACGATGGCATCTTTGCCGATAAAGCCAGTAACCGGTCAATCACGCTTGCGGATCTGGTCATCGCGCTTGCCGATGAAAAAACCCCGCATATGTTTGATATTCGCCAGCCTTATGCCAGTGATGGCCCCAGCTATCCTTATGGTTGTCATATTGCCGAGGTCGAGATTGATCCGGCAACCTGTAAAGTGAAGCTTGACCGTTTTACCTGTGTCAATGATTTTGGCGTCGTTATCAATCCGGTCATGCTGGAAGGTCAGATACAAGGCGGCATCGTTCAGGGCATAGGGCAGGCACTTTATGAGCATGTTGTCTATGACGATCAGGGACAGCTTCTGGCTGGATCATTGATGGATTATACATTGCCGCGTGCTGATCATATTCCGATGCTGGATATCACTATGCGCAATACGCCGTGTCAGAATAACGCTCTTGGGGTAAAGGGAGCTGGGCAAGCTGGCGCAATCGGGGCACCACATGCGGTCATTTCGGCAGTTTGCAATGCGCTGTCGATCCCCCATATAGATATGCCCGCTACACCGTCATCAATCTGGCAGGTGATGCAGACGCGAAATATTACCGCCGCATAA
- the msrB gene encoding peptide-methionine (R)-S-oxide reductase MsrB, which translates to MSDKIIKTDAEWRDMLTDEQYHITREHGTERAFTGALCDNHADGTYQCICCGADLFDSDTKFESGSGWPSFYQPAENGAVGETEDRSLFMRRTEVHCNRCDAHLGHVFPDGPQPTGLRYCINSASLDFVDKDAESE; encoded by the coding sequence ATGTCTGACAAAATCATCAAAACCGATGCCGAATGGCGCGATATGCTGACCGATGAGCAATATCACATCACCCGCGAACATGGCACCGAGCGCGCCTTTACCGGGGCGCTATGCGATAATCATGCAGATGGCACTTATCAGTGTATTTGCTGTGGGGCGGATCTGTTTGATAGCGATACGAAATTCGAATCAGGCAGTGGCTGGCCCAGCTTTTACCAGCCTGCCGAAAATGGTGCGGTTGGTGAGACCGAGGATCGTAGTTTATTCATGCGACGTACCGAAGTGCATTGTAACCGCTGTGATGCGCATCTAGGCCATGTGTTTCCCGATGGGCCACAACCAACAGGCTTGCGCTATTGTATCAATTCGGCATCGCTGGATTTTGTCGATAAAGACGCAGAGAGTGAATAA
- a CDS encoding EF-hand domain-containing protein, which produces MKNLKLPIILGVGLLVSGGLVAGLAMAKDRGFGKDRHHSMFSAKKIDVNNDGMISRDEMLARQQSRFDMLDTNKDGMIAPAEYNAKMVTMFEKLDVNADGLLQPDELPRRHHYKHHDKHKRDRSHGQGMSES; this is translated from the coding sequence ATGAAAAATCTAAAGCTCCCTATTATTCTTGGCGTTGGCTTGCTTGTTTCAGGCGGCCTAGTTGCTGGCCTCGCAATGGCAAAAGACCGTGGATTTGGCAAAGATCGCCATCACAGCATGTTTTCTGCCAAAAAAATCGATGTGAATAATGATGGCATGATCAGCCGCGATGAGATGCTAGCGCGACAGCAAAGCCGGTTCGATATGCTTGACACCAACAAGGACGGCATGATTGCACCGGCAGAATATAACGCCAAAATGGTAACTATGTTTGAAAAGCTGGACGTGAATGCTGATGGGTTGTTGCAACCAGACGAATTGCCACGGCGACATCATTATAAACATCATGACAAGCATAAGCGCGATCGTTCACATGGCCAAGGCATGTCCGAAAGCTAG
- a CDS encoding shikimate dehydrogenase family protein, whose product MTEQTPAVPLITGTTKLFGVIAHPSAHVRAPMVFNERFVAEQRDHLMIPIDATPASLVTVMDGLRAMENFGGLTITIPHKVPIAQMCDELGEAARVCGAVNAVRFGEDGRLYGDIFDGAGFVAGLALKGHDIAGKRVLMMGAGGAARAIAVALCQADVGEIAIANRTRDKAQNLVDAMVQGAGYTQAHVLDNMAEAALEAARDVDVIINTTSLGLHAGDALPVALGTVRPDTLIADIIMVPERTEWLALAEDKGLPTHYGRHMLDCQLELIGRFIGALD is encoded by the coding sequence ATGACTGAACAAACACCTGCCGTACCGCTTATCACAGGCACAACAAAGCTCTTTGGCGTGATTGCGCATCCATCAGCGCATGTACGCGCGCCAATGGTATTTAATGAGCGTTTTGTTGCCGAGCAACGCGATCATCTGATGATCCCGATTGATGCAACGCCAGCGTCGCTGGTCACCGTCATGGATGGATTGCGGGCGATGGAAAATTTTGGCGGTCTTACCATCACCATTCCTCATAAGGTGCCGATTGCGCAGATGTGCGACGAGCTGGGCGAAGCTGCACGTGTTTGTGGCGCGGTAAATGCCGTGCGCTTTGGTGAAGATGGTCGCCTCTATGGTGATATTTTTGATGGTGCCGGTTTTGTGGCCGGACTGGCGCTAAAGGGACATGACATTGCAGGCAAGCGTGTTTTGATGATGGGGGCAGGCGGTGCCGCACGGGCAATCGCGGTGGCTTTATGCCAAGCAGATGTGGGTGAGATTGCAATTGCCAACCGTACGCGTGACAAGGCCCAAAATCTGGTTGATGCGATGGTACAGGGGGCAGGCTATACACAGGCGCATGTTCTGGACAATATGGCCGAAGCGGCTCTGGAAGCTGCGCGTGATGTTGATGTCATAATAAATACAACGTCGCTTGGTCTGCATGCAGGTGATGCTTTGCCTGTAGCGCTGGGTACTGTTCGCCCTGATACCCTGATTGCCGATATCATAATGGTGCCAGAACGAACCGAATGGCTGGCTCTGGCCGAAGATAAAGGTCTGCCTACGCATTATGGGCGTCATATGCTTGATTGTCAGCTTGAGCTGATTGGGCGGTTTATCGGGGCTCTGGATTAA
- a CDS encoding GcrA family cell cycle regulator, translating to MSDTANVWTDERLEKLKVLWSEGLSISQIGEALGVSRNSIAGKAHRMGLPKRPSPIAKTKSSTVKPVAAVPEPDREMPLRLELRKLEWSRSKCCWPTGDPKFNGFTFCGDAIVPGKPYCLTHCQEAYTTSRDSS from the coding sequence ATGTCAGATACGGCAAATGTTTGGACTGATGAGCGCTTGGAAAAGTTGAAGGTCCTGTGGAGTGAAGGCTTGTCTATTTCGCAAATTGGTGAGGCGCTGGGTGTATCGCGCAATTCGATTGCTGGCAAGGCGCATCGCATGGGATTGCCAAAGCGGCCATCACCAATTGCCAAAACCAAATCATCAACAGTCAAGCCTGTGGCGGCAGTACCAGAGCCAGATCGCGAAATGCCACTTCGGCTGGAATTACGCAAACTTGAATGGTCACGTAGCAAATGTTGCTGGCCAACAGGTGACCCAAAGTTTAACGGCTTCACATTTTGTGGTGATGCCATTGTGCCGGGAAAACCTTATTGTCTGACCCATTGTCAGGAAGCCTATACAACTTCGCGTGACTCCAGCTAA
- the pepN gene encoding aminopeptidase N: MLKHRSGYMPPAYLVIAAHLDISIFDDQTLVTTRLELTKNPDAGTGANEMRLNGRDLELKRLSIDNIEIAKDDWPLDDAGIHLTNLPESCVVESLSVCHPETNTALEGLYLSGGMYCTQCEPEGFRRIGFYPDRPDVMTIFTVRIEADIAYPQLLSNGNLVETGAASEGRHFAVWHDPHPKPSYLFACVVGDLECAEDNFITASGRDVALHIYVEKGNVGLTGHAMDSLKRSMKWDEDRFGLEYDLDLFQIVAVSHFNMGAMENKGLNIFNSKFVLADTNTATDTDLHRVESIVAHEYFHNWTGNRVTCRDWFQLTLKEGLTVYRDQCFSADTHDEGVQRADDVSLLRAAQFPEDRSPTAHPIRPESYREINNFYTATVYEKGAEVIRMMAAFLGRDGFRKGMDLYFKRHDGSAVTCDDFVAALADSNDIDLSGFARWYEQAGTPHLSVKRVAGGKATITLDFEQTLPETAAKTPRNAVPIPVRLGFLDAAGHPVATSLTPDGVSADEHVVLMQTATHRQSFHAASGGGDVALTPSLLRNFSAPVVLADDLSTAERLHLMAHDTDRFNRWDAAQTLAADAIVAAATGGNSLDADAAALSGAYRNILGEADLLDAFKASMFALPGVSVLESRLKPADPVALYHARMRLQAALGDGLADIIATYLKDDARHALQASDGGRALLNALLMLGVAASSAQAEDIAAAQVLDANMTLSQGAVMALNNSTSTARDVGLSAFHDRWLDNPLVMEKWFQMESMSVVGGTVARLKTLMQHPSFDPNNPNKLRAVLGAFMSGNPVHFYAEDGSGFAFIADCLIDIDSRNPQISARMVLPLTRMSAYDDRRKAQMMAALRQIDNAKPSNDLAEIVEKTLAANS, encoded by the coding sequence ATGTTGAAACATCGTTCTGGCTATATGCCGCCTGCCTATCTGGTGATCGCGGCGCATCTTGATATTAGTATTTTTGATGATCAGACGCTTGTGACCACGCGTCTCGAGCTGACCAAGAACCCTGATGCGGGGACTGGTGCCAATGAGATGCGTCTCAATGGCCGTGATCTGGAATTAAAACGCCTGTCTATCGATAATATCGAAATAGCCAAAGATGACTGGCCACTTGATGATGCGGGTATCCATCTGACAAACCTGCCAGAAAGCTGTGTCGTGGAAAGCCTGTCGGTCTGTCATCCAGAAACAAATACCGCCCTTGAAGGCCTGTATTTGTCGGGTGGGATGTATTGTACCCAGTGCGAGCCAGAAGGTTTCCGGCGTATCGGCTTTTACCCGGATCGCCCTGATGTGATGACCATATTCACCGTGCGGATCGAGGCGGATATTGCCTATCCGCAATTACTGTCTAATGGCAATCTTGTTGAAACAGGTGCGGCCTCGGAAGGTCGGCATTTTGCCGTCTGGCATGACCCGCATCCAAAACCAAGCTATCTTTTCGCCTGTGTTGTTGGTGATCTTGAATGTGCCGAGGATAACTTTATAACGGCGTCCGGACGTGATGTTGCCCTGCATATCTATGTGGAAAAGGGTAATGTTGGCCTTACAGGTCATGCGATGGATTCGCTTAAACGTTCAATGAAATGGGATGAAGACCGTTTTGGGTTGGAATATGATCTCGATCTTTTCCAGATTGTTGCCGTTAGCCATTTCAATATGGGCGCAATGGAAAATAAGGGTCTGAATATCTTTAACAGCAAATTTGTGCTGGCCGATACGAATACGGCAACCGATACCGACCTGCATCGTGTTGAGTCAATTGTGGCGCATGAATATTTCCATAATTGGACAGGCAACCGTGTGACCTGTCGCGACTGGTTCCAGCTAACCTTGAAAGAAGGGCTGACAGTTTATCGCGATCAGTGTTTTTCGGCTGATACACATGATGAAGGCGTGCAACGCGCCGATGATGTCAGCCTGTTACGGGCAGCGCAATTCCCCGAAGACCGAAGTCCCACAGCGCACCCAATCCGGCCTGAAAGCTATCGTGAAATCAATAATTTCTATACCGCCACTGTCTATGAAAAAGGCGCTGAAGTGATCCGGATGATGGCGGCGTTTCTGGGCCGTGATGGTTTCCGCAAAGGGATGGATCTGTATTTCAAACGGCATGATGGTTCGGCGGTGACCTGTGACGATTTTGTCGCCGCACTTGCCGATAGCAATGATATTGATCTTTCAGGGTTTGCCCGCTGGTATGAACAAGCAGGCACCCCGCATTTGTCAGTCAAACGTGTGGCTGGCGGGAAAGCGACTATTACCCTCGATTTTGAACAGACACTGCCAGAAACCGCGGCGAAGACCCCGCGTAATGCAGTACCCATTCCGGTCAGGTTGGGCTTTCTTGATGCGGCAGGACATCCGGTTGCCACCAGCTTGACACCCGATGGTGTCAGCGCTGATGAGCATGTGGTTCTGATGCAAACAGCAACGCATCGTCAGTCATTTCATGCGGCGTCTGGGGGTGGTGATGTTGCGTTGACGCCAAGTCTATTACGTAATTTTTCGGCACCGGTGGTGCTGGCGGATGACCTTAGCACGGCTGAACGTCTGCATCTCATGGCACATGATACGGACCGGTTCAACCGCTGGGATGCAGCCCAAACGCTGGCGGCGGACGCAATCGTTGCCGCGGCAACAGGCGGTAATAGCCTGGATGCCGATGCCGCTGCCTTGTCTGGTGCCTATCGAAATATTCTGGGTGAAGCTGATTTGCTTGATGCGTTCAAAGCCAGCATGTTTGCCTTGCCTGGGGTATCGGTGCTTGAAAGTCGTCTTAAACCGGCTGATCCAGTGGCTCTGTATCATGCGCGTATGCGCTTGCAGGCGGCGCTTGGTGATGGTCTGGCGGATATTATTGCCACATATCTCAAAGATGACGCACGCCATGCGCTGCAAGCCAGTGACGGTGGTCGGGCGTTGCTAAATGCGTTGCTTATGCTTGGCGTAGCGGCGTCAAGCGCTCAGGCCGAGGACATTGCTGCAGCACAGGTGCTAGACGCGAATATGACCTTGTCGCAAGGGGCTGTCATGGCGCTTAATAACAGTACATCAACAGCGCGCGATGTCGGGCTTTCGGCCTTTCATGACCGCTGGCTTGATAATCCCCTTGTTATGGAAAAATGGTTCCAGATGGAATCGATGTCGGTTGTTGGTGGCACCGTCGCACGGCTCAAGACTTTGATGCAACATCCGTCATTTGATCCGAATAACCCGAATAAGTTACGGGCGGTGCTAGGGGCATTTATGTCGGGTAATCCGGTGCATTTTTATGCTGAGGATGGCTCAGGCTTTGCGTTTATCGCCGATTGTCTGATTGATATTGATAGCCGTAACCCGCAGATTTCGGCGCGTATGGTATTACCACTTACCCGCATGTCTGCCTATGATGATCGCCGAAAAGCCCAAATGATGGCGGCCTTGCGCCAGATTGACAACGCTAAGCCATCAAATGATCTTGCCGAAATTGTTGAAAAGACATTGGCCGCAAACAGCTAG
- a CDS encoding DEAD/DEAH box helicase produces the protein MKFSDLGLSDELSQAVAELGYESPTPIQEKSIPIILMGRDILGSAQTGTGKTASFTLPMIDILASGRAKARMPRSLILAPTRELAAQVAESFEKFSTHHKLNMALLIGGVSFSDQNTALDKGVDVLIATPGRLLDHFERGKVMLNDVKVLVIDEADRMLDMGFIPDVERIVSLLPPLRQTLFFSATLSDDIHKISHKFVSNPKIIEVAPPASTADTVAQHLQWTDVKSKRAVLRDLLRVETVKNAVIFCNRKRDISTLVKSLTKHEFSAVAMHGDMTQSARLEALDKFKKGEVPLLIASDVAARGLDIAGLSHVFNFDVPMNAEDYVHRIGRTGRAGKSGRAFTIAAGKDDKRYISAIESLIGKTIPLVGDAGDDASETKTSTAKDTDKKPAGRGKKPAAKEADKVSTKADKKPASSTKPKDHNTKEPRQKNRNGNTKDELPSPPDCQGDTLEATGHIPAFLRR, from the coding sequence TTGAAATTTTCTGACCTCGGTCTCAGTGATGAGCTTAGTCAGGCTGTAGCCGAATTAGGTTATGAAAGCCCCACCCCTATTCAAGAGAAATCGATCCCTATCATATTGATGGGTCGTGATATTTTGGGTTCAGCCCAGACTGGCACGGGTAAAACCGCATCCTTTACCTTGCCAATGATCGATATATTGGCATCAGGCCGCGCCAAAGCGCGAATGCCACGCTCACTCATTCTGGCACCAACACGCGAACTTGCTGCCCAGGTCGCCGAATCCTTTGAGAAATTCAGCACCCATCACAAATTGAATATGGCGCTTTTGATTGGTGGCGTCAGCTTTTCCGATCAGAATACCGCGCTTGATAAGGGTGTAGATGTGCTGATCGCAACGCCGGGTCGTTTGCTTGACCATTTTGAACGTGGCAAGGTCATGCTGAATGATGTTAAAGTTTTGGTGATTGACGAAGCTGATCGCATGCTTGATATGGGCTTTATCCCCGATGTTGAGCGCATTGTCAGCTTGCTGCCACCTTTGCGTCAGACGCTGTTTTTCTCGGCAACTTTGTCGGATGACATTCATAAAATCAGCCATAAATTTGTGAGCAATCCGAAAATCATCGAGGTTGCCCCCCCTGCATCAACAGCCGATACCGTGGCGCAACATCTGCAATGGACTGACGTGAAAAGCAAACGGGCCGTTCTGCGTGACTTATTGCGGGTGGAAACGGTTAAAAATGCGGTTATCTTCTGTAACCGGAAACGCGATATTTCAACCTTGGTAAAATCGCTGACAAAACATGAGTTTTCGGCAGTGGCGATGCATGGTGACATGACCCAGTCAGCCCGTCTGGAAGCGCTGGATAAATTCAAAAAAGGCGAAGTACCTTTATTGATTGCCTCGGATGTCGCCGCCCGTGGTCTTGATATCGCTGGCCTCAGCCATGTATTTAATTTTGATGTCCCGATGAATGCCGAAGATTATGTCCACCGCATCGGCCGTACGGGGCGTGCAGGCAAATCTGGCCGCGCCTTTACGATTGCCGCTGGCAAGGATGATAAACGCTATATCAGCGCTATCGAAAGCCTGATCGGCAAGACAATTCCGCTTGTTGGAGATGCTGGCGACGACGCAAGCGAGACCAAAACATCAACGGCGAAAGACACTGATAAAAAACCCGCCGGTCGTGGTAAAAAACCCGCGGCTAAAGAAGCTGATAAAGTCAGCACAAAGGCTGATAAAAAACCAGCTTCCTCAACCAAGCCAAAAGATCATAACACCAAAGAGCCGCGCCAGAAAAACCGTAACGGCAACACTAAAGACGAATTACCGTCACCACCTGACTGCCAAGGCGATACGCTGGAAGCAACAGGCCATATACCGGCTTTCTTGCGGCGCTAG
- a CDS encoding alpha/beta fold hydrolase, producing MTPFTPIFIPGLLCTADLFAAQLAHLDTTQRLFKVADTSQEDTITAMAGRALAMADGMLLPVGLSMGGYVALEMARRAPDRIAGLALLNTTCRIDSAAHRRQREQAINLAHSDRFKGVTRHLLPRLLSPDAVNDPHIARRVLKMADDIGRQTFIQQQTAILGRQDQSEILRAFRQPILILCGTLDVLTPPKLSAEMAALCPHADYRLLDGVGHLSSMEAESAVIDALQALFDRVDAA from the coding sequence ATGACCCCATTTACCCCCATTTTCATTCCGGGTTTGCTATGTACCGCAGATTTGTTTGCCGCCCAGCTTGCCCATTTAGACACCACGCAAAGACTGTTCAAAGTCGCCGATACATCACAAGAGGACACTATTACCGCTATGGCTGGACGGGCGCTGGCGATGGCTGATGGCATGTTGCTGCCGGTCGGTTTGTCGATGGGAGGCTATGTAGCACTGGAAATGGCACGCCGCGCGCCAGACCGGATTGCGGGATTGGCATTATTGAATACCACTTGCCGGATTGATAGTGCGGCACATCGCAGACAGCGTGAACAAGCTATCAATTTGGCGCATAGTGACCGTTTCAAAGGGGTAACACGGCATCTTTTACCCCGCTTGTTATCGCCAGATGCGGTGAATGATCCGCATATAGCCCGCCGCGTGCTGAAAATGGCTGATGATATTGGCCGGCAAACCTTCATCCAGCAACAGACCGCGATCCTTGGTCGGCAAGATCAAAGCGAGATATTGCGGGCATTCAGACAGCCGATATTGATTTTATGTGGCACGCTTGATGTGCTGACACCGCCCAAGCTATCTGCAGAAATGGCTGCCCTGTGCCCACATGCTGATTATCGCTTATTGGACGGCGTCGGGCATTTATCCTCGATGGAAGCCGAAAGCGCGGTTATTGACGCCTTGCAGGCTTTGTTTGATAGGGTTGATGCGGCCTAG